One segment of Ascidiaceihabitans donghaensis DNA contains the following:
- a CDS encoding RNA polymerase sigma factor: MREKTDDIDLALAAAGGDADAFSVLLARRYDGLFRLCFRLTGSKVEAEDLTQDICAMLPSKLRSYKGNAAFTTWLYRIAVNASHDRRRKQATHTRAAVGWGDWEMNRQAEIAEGQQQADWLAMAMCQLPQDLRDTLALVLDDLTHAAAADVLGVSEGTISWRISQAKKQLSALRDIEDQT; encoded by the coding sequence ATGCGCGAAAAAACCGATGATATTGACCTTGCTTTGGCTGCTGCAGGCGGAGATGCAGATGCTTTTTCAGTTTTGCTGGCACGGCGGTACGACGGGCTGTTTCGCCTGTGCTTTCGCCTGACCGGATCGAAAGTCGAAGCCGAAGACCTGACGCAAGACATTTGTGCAATGCTGCCGTCCAAGCTGCGCAGTTACAAAGGCAACGCAGCCTTTACGACATGGCTTTACCGCATTGCAGTAAATGCCAGCCACGATCGCAGGCGCAAACAGGCGACACACACCCGCGCAGCTGTGGGGTGGGGTGATTGGGAAATGAACCGGCAGGCTGAAATCGCTGAAGGGCAGCAGCAGGCCGATTGGTTGGCTATGGCGATGTGCCAATTGCCGCAAGATTTGCGGGATACGCTTGCGCTTGTGTTGGATGACCTGACGCATGCCGCCGCCGCCGATGTTCTAGGGGTGTCCGAGGGCACAATCAGCTGGCGAATATCGCAAGCCAAGAAACAACTAAGCGCTTTGCGCGACATCGAGGATCAGACATGA
- a CDS encoding trypsin-like serine peptidase: protein MMRLVGWIAALVIAATGASAQTTKLRKLDSELNAQAWQAVGRLDIAGGGFCSATLIEDDLVVTAAHCVYNMDTGQAHAPENMTFRAGLRDGKAAAHVRVAKVAAHPKFNPRAASSYANISHDAALLRLEKPVQVYQLNPFALHQDRVVRGPVSIVSYGRNRSEAQSRQNECQMKERQGAVLVFDCDVTYGSSGAPVFTQMNGRAKIMAVVSAMSVWDGRKVALGVDVQAVVPDLKQQLRSGQLAIAPAPAARIKRLRVGSGGTALNGTSRKSIGAKFVKP, encoded by the coding sequence ATGATGCGCTTGGTTGGATGGATCGCGGCCTTGGTCATCGCCGCAACGGGTGCCAGCGCACAAACCACGAAATTGCGCAAACTGGACAGCGAACTGAACGCGCAAGCCTGGCAGGCTGTTGGGCGTTTGGACATCGCGGGTGGCGGGTTCTGTTCTGCCACTTTAATCGAAGATGATCTTGTCGTGACCGCCGCCCATTGCGTCTACAACATGGACACAGGACAGGCCCACGCACCTGAAAACATGACCTTCAGGGCCGGATTGCGCGACGGAAAGGCTGCAGCCCATGTGCGTGTGGCCAAGGTTGCGGCCCACCCAAAGTTCAATCCACGCGCGGCGTCCAGCTATGCCAATATATCGCACGACGCAGCTTTGTTGCGGCTGGAAAAGCCTGTGCAAGTCTATCAATTGAACCCTTTTGCACTACATCAAGATCGCGTGGTGCGCGGCCCTGTCAGCATTGTGTCTTACGGCCGCAACCGATCCGAAGCCCAATCGCGACAGAACGAATGCCAGATGAAAGAACGCCAAGGCGCGGTCTTGGTTTTTGATTGCGATGTCACCTATGGATCGTCAGGCGCACCTGTGTTCACGCAAATGAACGGACGCGCCAAGATTATGGCTGTGGTGTCAGCCATGTCCGTTTGGGACGGGCGTAAGGTGGCATTGGGCGTGGATGTCCAAGCCGTTGTGCCGGACCTAAAGCAGCAGTTGCGATCCGGACAGTTGGCCATTGCCCCTGCGCCGGCCGCCCGCATCAAGCGCCTGCGCGTCGGTTCAGGCGGCACGGCCCTGAACGGCACATCGCGCAAAAGCATCGGCGCAAAATTCGTCAAACCGTAA
- a CDS encoding vWA domain-containing protein: MSDDLNDIKAMMQAATPDPDADKKAADLALAQKNFAALQGSADGTRLTVDRPTTGLWTGAKNMIAKLTTPAGLTASTALVAVAMIAFLPMDFSSTRPTGVSRNEAQLAPEFAVAPVSEEVPEPAPAPRTAAKRDTAAPERLMGADDSIANGATNGAADMQVTGAIAGSAPAQIIRQREPVLQDQGNTEDFANAQTNPVQVTSETPVSTFSIDVDTASYAVVRNSLTHGQMPPKDAVRIEEMVNYFSYAYPTPEGQPFQPTVSVGQTPWNPGTQLVHIGIQGMLPALEDRPPLNLVFLIDTSGSMNQANKLPLLKQSFRLMLSQLRPDDEVAIVAYAGSAGQVLAPTKAAERTTILNALNALQSGGGTAGQAGLQQAYSVAEQMTQNGDVSRVILATDGDFNVGLNDPEQLKTFIADKRDSGTYLSVLGFGRGNLDDATMQALAQNGNGTAAYIDTLSEAQKVLVDQLSGALFPIANDVKIQVEFNPATIAEYRLIGYETRALKREDFNNDKVDAGDIGAGHSVTALYEVTPTGSAAVLNDPLRYGASETPRTSDELGFLRLRYKMPGDANSQLVETAITPDLGPLSDAGFASAIAGFGQLLRGSDYLGDWGYADAIALATQTKGDDPFGYRAEAIQLMRLAQSLSE; this comes from the coding sequence ATGAGCGACGATCTGAACGACATCAAAGCCATGATGCAGGCCGCAACGCCTGACCCTGACGCGGATAAAAAAGCGGCTGATCTGGCTTTGGCACAAAAAAACTTTGCAGCCCTCCAAGGATCGGCTGACGGCACGCGTCTTACTGTTGATCGGCCCACAACGGGCCTTTGGACAGGAGCGAAAAATATGATTGCCAAACTTACCACACCCGCCGGATTGACGGCTTCGACCGCTTTGGTTGCGGTTGCAATGATTGCGTTTTTGCCGATGGATTTCAGCAGCACACGCCCGACAGGGGTTTCCCGAAACGAAGCGCAGTTGGCACCTGAGTTTGCTGTGGCACCGGTATCCGAAGAGGTCCCCGAACCCGCACCCGCGCCGCGCACGGCAGCCAAACGCGACACCGCGGCACCCGAGCGTTTGATGGGGGCCGATGACAGCATTGCAAACGGCGCAACAAACGGTGCTGCTGACATGCAGGTGACAGGTGCTATCGCAGGATCCGCCCCTGCACAGATCATCCGCCAACGCGAACCTGTGCTGCAGGATCAGGGCAACACCGAAGACTTCGCCAACGCCCAGACAAATCCGGTTCAAGTGACGTCTGAAACCCCGGTTTCGACATTTTCCATCGACGTCGATACCGCAAGTTATGCCGTGGTCCGCAACAGCCTGACCCATGGGCAAATGCCGCCCAAAGACGCTGTGCGGATCGAAGAAATGGTGAACTATTTTTCCTATGCGTACCCGACGCCGGAAGGTCAGCCATTTCAGCCAACGGTATCGGTTGGCCAAACCCCTTGGAACCCGGGCACCCAGCTTGTGCATATCGGCATCCAAGGCATGTTGCCTGCGCTGGAAGACCGCCCGCCGCTGAATTTGGTGTTCCTGATCGACACGTCAGGATCGATGAACCAAGCCAACAAACTGCCCCTTCTCAAGCAATCTTTCCGGTTGATGTTAAGCCAATTGCGTCCCGATGACGAAGTGGCGATTGTGGCGTATGCGGGCAGCGCGGGGCAAGTGTTGGCGCCGACAAAAGCGGCTGAACGCACGACGATCCTGAACGCGCTCAATGCGTTGCAATCGGGGGGCGGCACGGCGGGACAAGCGGGTTTGCAACAAGCCTATTCGGTCGCGGAACAAATGACACAGAACGGCGACGTCAGCCGCGTTATTCTGGCCACGGACGGTGACTTTAATGTTGGACTTAACGATCCTGAGCAGTTGAAAACCTTTATTGCAGACAAGCGTGACAGTGGGACTTACCTAAGCGTTCTGGGCTTTGGACGTGGCAATCTGGACGATGCGACAATGCAGGCCTTGGCACAAAACGGCAACGGAACGGCGGCCTACATCGACACATTGTCTGAGGCGCAAAAGGTGCTGGTTGATCAATTGTCAGGGGCGCTGTTCCCCATCGCCAACGACGTAAAAATCCAGGTTGAATTCAATCCCGCGACAATTGCCGAATATCGCTTGATCGGTTACGAAACCCGCGCTTTGAAGCGTGAGGATTTCAATAACGACAAGGTAGATGCAGGTGATATCGGGGCGGGGCACAGTGTGACGGCGTTGTATGAGGTCACGCCAACGGGATCTGCTGCGGTCTTGAATGACCCATTGCGCTACGGCGCATCGGAAACCCCACGCACCAGTGATGAACTTGGCTTTTTGCGACTGCGGTATAAAATGCCCGGCGATGCAAACAGCCAGCTTGTTGAGACGGCGATAACGCCGGACCTTGGCCCATTAAGCGACGCAGGTTTTGCCAGCGCCATCGCAGGCTTTGGACAGCTGTTGCGCGGGTCGGATTATCTGGGGGACTGGGGATATGCCGATGCAATTGCTTTGGCAACCCAAACCAAGGGTGATGACCCCTTCGGTTACCGCGCAGAGGCAATCCAACTTATGCGTTTGGCGCAAAGCCTCAGCGAATAG
- a CDS encoding Hsp20 family protein: MRTLDFAPLHRATVGFDQIADLMDRVMSSEPTQNSYPPYNIEKTDDDAYRISIAVAGFSDAELNVEVRENALIVTAKKVEDEGARKYLHRGIATRAFERRFHLADHVRVTGASHADGMLHIDLAREVPEALKPRRIEISSQKAVETDVVDAKAVN; this comes from the coding sequence ATGCGTACACTTGATTTTGCACCGTTGCACCGTGCCACTGTTGGCTTTGATCAGATCGCCGATTTGATGGATCGCGTGATGAGCAGTGAGCCCACGCAAAACAGCTACCCCCCTTACAACATAGAAAAAACAGATGACGATGCATATCGCATTTCCATCGCAGTCGCCGGTTTTTCCGACGCTGAACTGAACGTCGAAGTGCGCGAAAATGCCCTAATCGTCACAGCCAAAAAGGTCGAAGACGAAGGCGCGCGCAAGTACCTGCATCGCGGCATCGCAACCCGCGCCTTTGAACGCCGGTTCCATTTGGCCGATCACGTGCGGGTGACAGGTGCAAGCCATGCGGACGGCATGCTGCATATCGATCTTGCACGCGAAGTGCCCGAGGCACTGAAACCGCGTCGCATCGAAATCTCGTCGCAAAAAGCGGTGGAAACAGATGTCGTCGACGCGAAAGCCGTGAACTAA
- a CDS encoding alpha/beta hydrolase yields the protein MSGMDDAYANAAYIEGASDYPARWDEAAQSFRTSLGARADIGVPYGPSKRQVFDLFHPEGEPNGLLIFVHGGYWLRFDRSTWSHFAKGALAQGWAVAMPSYDLCPDVRIAGITQQIAQAVQVIAHRVPGPISLAGHSAGGHLVARMCAPGMLPSDVMSRIYHVMPISPLSDLEPLLQTSMNKDFQMDAGMAQAESPMAQPKPNTPVTVWVGGSERPAFLDQSMWLADAWGCDEVVAEGMHHFNVIDALADPHSDMIKRLTGNT from the coding sequence ATGTCGGGTATGGACGATGCTTATGCGAATGCAGCCTATATCGAAGGCGCATCAGACTACCCCGCGCGATGGGATGAAGCCGCACAAAGCTTTCGCACTTCGCTTGGCGCACGTGCCGATATTGGGGTGCCTTATGGCCCGTCCAAACGTCAGGTCTTTGACCTGTTTCACCCCGAAGGCGAACCCAACGGCTTGCTGATCTTTGTGCACGGTGGCTACTGGCTGCGGTTTGACCGGTCCACTTGGTCGCATTTTGCAAAGGGCGCTTTGGCGCAGGGTTGGGCCGTGGCCATGCCATCCTATGATCTATGCCCTGATGTTCGCATCGCAGGCATCACGCAGCAGATTGCCCAAGCCGTACAGGTCATCGCCCACCGCGTTCCGGGCCCCATCAGCCTTGCTGGACACTCGGCGGGGGGGCATCTTGTGGCGCGCATGTGTGCGCCTGGGATGCTGCCATCGGATGTCATGTCGCGGATTTACCACGTGATGCCAATTTCACCACTGAGCGATCTGGAGCCCCTGCTGCAGACGTCTATGAACAAAGACTTCCAAATGGACGCAGGTATGGCGCAAGCCGAAAGCCCGATGGCACAACCCAAACCAAACACACCTGTTACAGTCTGGGTCGGCGGGTCCGAGCGCCCCGCCTTTCTGGATCAATCCATGTGGCTGGCAGACGCTTGGGGCTGCGATGAAGTCGTTGCAGAGGGCATGCACCACTTCAACGTGATCGACGCGCTGGCAGATCCGCACAGCGACATGATCAAACGCTTGACCGGAAACACCTAA
- a CDS encoding AbrB family transcriptional regulator encodes MSLSSAIPTLKTLGVGVGGACLARLLHMPLPDLTGPAFCVSAAGLAGLQLELDDKVRNIAFVILGMSVGAGMTAQATQMLVQLPLAFVALMLSTIFGLGACWWALVRFFKFDVQSGLLAASPGHLSFVLSIGAQYDLDLARITIVQSIRLLALTLITPVVALVLGVSSSTTMVGAGASMTVWMILILAALGYAASLVLSRINTPAPLLIGAMLVSMLGHGSGVTPGQMPLWLAVPAFVVLGTLIGTRFGGVSVNALRAAAIAGLMATLITTATAAGFAVLTAALLGIDIGALLIAFAPGGLETMVAMSIALGIAPGFVAACHLARLLVLSVAVPVLFARTQNGAGR; translated from the coding sequence ATGTCTCTAAGCTCTGCCATACCGACGCTCAAAACCTTGGGTGTCGGTGTGGGCGGAGCCTGTCTTGCCCGTCTGTTGCACATGCCATTGCCGGATCTTACAGGGCCCGCCTTTTGCGTCAGCGCGGCAGGCCTTGCAGGGCTGCAATTGGAACTGGACGATAAGGTCCGCAACATCGCATTTGTCATTCTTGGAATGTCCGTTGGTGCGGGAATGACAGCGCAGGCCACGCAAATGCTGGTGCAGCTGCCTTTGGCTTTTGTGGCATTGATGCTGTCGACGATCTTCGGGCTTGGTGCTTGTTGGTGGGCCCTGGTGCGCTTTTTCAAATTCGACGTACAAAGCGGGCTGCTTGCGGCGTCGCCTGGGCATCTGAGCTTTGTTTTGAGCATTGGCGCACAATACGATCTTGATCTGGCGCGTATCACAATTGTGCAATCCATTCGATTGCTTGCCCTAACGTTGATTACCCCTGTGGTTGCTCTTGTTCTTGGGGTGTCTTCGTCCACGACCATGGTCGGGGCAGGGGCGTCCATGACGGTGTGGATGATTTTGATCCTGGCTGCGTTGGGATATGCCGCCAGCCTGGTTTTGTCGCGGATCAACACGCCAGCCCCTTTGTTGATTGGGGCGATGCTGGTGTCGATGTTGGGCCATGGCAGTGGGGTGACACCGGGCCAAATGCCCTTGTGGCTTGCGGTGCCGGCCTTTGTGGTACTGGGAACGCTTATCGGGACGCGGTTTGGGGGCGTGAGTGTTAATGCGCTAAGGGCGGCCGCCATTGCAGGGCTGATGGCGACGCTGATCACGACGGCAACGGCGGCTGGATTCGCGGTTCTGACAGCCGCGCTTTTGGGTATAGACATCGGGGCGCTGCTGATTGCCTTCGCGCCGGGCGGGCTTGAAACAATGGTCGCCATGAGCATCGCGTTAGGCATCGCGCCGGGCTTTGTCGCCGCCTGCCATTTGGCACGTCTTCTGGTCCTTTCAGTGGCGGTGCCTGTGCTGTTTGCCAGAACGCAGAATGGCGCGGGGCGGTGA
- a CDS encoding aminopeptidase P family protein, translated as MTTRPDFHRFHNGTKAPLQFAVAEYEARLADLRKRMVALGVDAAVLTSMHNVSYYSGFTYCAFGRPYAVVVTATECVTLSAGIDAGQPWRRSWCDNITYTDWQRDNFWRAALSVAGSGKVVGYESDHLSLLQMEKLRGFLSPSKTVDLYETTMVQRMHKSAAEIELIRAGAAVADVGGYAVRDAVKAGVREIDVAMAGRDAMELEIAKRFPDAEYRDTWIWFQSGLNTDGAHNPVTARILERGDILSLNTFPMISGYYTALERTMFVETVDDASLGYWEANIGAHELGMSLLKPGASCAEVTAGVNAFFAERDLLQHRTFGYGHSFGVLSHYYGREAGLELREDIGTVLEPGMVISMEPMLTIPDGTPGAGGYREHDILIITEDGAENITGYPYGPDFNVVT; from the coding sequence ATGACCACACGTCCTGATTTTCACCGCTTCCACAATGGCACAAAAGCGCCGTTGCAATTCGCCGTTGCCGAATACGAGGCACGGCTCGCAGACCTACGCAAGCGTATGGTTGCGTTAGGCGTCGACGCCGCTGTGCTGACTTCTATGCACAATGTGTCTTACTATTCCGGCTTCACGTACTGCGCCTTTGGCCGCCCTTATGCTGTCGTTGTAACGGCCACAGAATGCGTCACCCTCAGCGCGGGCATTGATGCGGGCCAACCCTGGCGTCGGTCCTGGTGCGACAACATCACCTACACCGACTGGCAGCGCGACAACTTCTGGCGTGCCGCCTTGTCTGTGGCGGGATCAGGCAAAGTCGTTGGGTACGAATCCGATCACCTGAGTCTCTTGCAGATGGAAAAACTACGCGGGTTCTTGTCCCCCTCCAAAACCGTGGACCTCTACGAGACCACAATGGTGCAACGGATGCACAAATCTGCTGCTGAAATCGAATTGATCCGCGCGGGCGCCGCTGTCGCAGACGTAGGTGGGTATGCGGTGCGCGATGCCGTCAAGGCAGGGGTGCGCGAAATTGACGTGGCCATGGCAGGCCGCGACGCGATGGAACTGGAAATCGCCAAACGCTTCCCCGACGCGGAATACCGCGACACATGGATCTGGTTCCAGTCGGGCCTGAACACCGACGGCGCTCACAACCCCGTCACCGCCCGCATATTGGAACGCGGTGACATCCTATCGTTGAACACCTTCCCCATGATCTCGGGCTACTACACCGCGTTGGAACGGACCATGTTTGTGGAAACCGTGGACGATGCGAGCCTTGGGTATTGGGAAGCCAACATCGGCGCGCATGAACTGGGCATGTCCTTGCTGAAACCCGGCGCGTCCTGCGCAGAAGTTACCGCTGGCGTGAACGCATTTTTCGCAGAACGCGACCTTCTGCAGCATCGCACATTTGGGTACGGCCATTCCTTTGGTGTGCTGTCCCACTACTACGGACGCGAAGCAGGGTTAGAGCTGCGCGAAGACATCGGCACAGTGCTGGAACCCGGCATGGTGATTTCAATGGAGCCGATGCTCACGATCCCGGATGGCACACCGGGCGCAGGCGGCTACCGCGAACATGACATTTTGATCATCACCGAAGACGGGGCCGAAAACATCACAGGCTACCCCTACGGTCCCGACTTTAACGTGGTGACCTAA
- a CDS encoding NAD-dependent succinate-semialdehyde dehydrogenase, whose amino-acid sequence MLDTATTLSSMLNDPSLLETRAYVGGKWLDGDKGTFEVSNPARGDVVAEVADLSRAQVAGAIAQAEVAQKDWAKWTGKERGAVLRKWFDLMMANQDDLGAILTAEQGKPLAEAKGEIAYGASFVEFFAEEAKRIYGETIPGHQRDKRITVVKQPIGVAASITPWNFPNAMITRKAAPALAAGCAFVARPAELTPLSAIAMGVLAERAGIPAGVFQVVTTSDASETGKEFCENHAVRKLTFTGSTQVGRILLRQAADQVMKCSMELGGNAPFIVFDDADLDAAVEGAMMCKFRNAGQTCVCANRIYVQSGVYDAFAEKLKAAVEALKVGDGFEDGVTTGPLISDAAVAKVQNHLEDITANGGAVLTGGAPSDLGGFFMQPTIVTGVTQDMKVAHEETFGPLAPLFKFDDVDDVIAMANDTIFGLAAYFYAKDLSRVYKVSEELEYGIVGVNTGIISTEVAPFGGIKQSGLGREGSHHGIEEFLEMKYVCMSV is encoded by the coding sequence ATGCTAGATACAGCCACAACCCTTTCATCCATGCTTAACGATCCAAGCCTTTTGGAAACCCGCGCCTATGTGGGCGGCAAGTGGCTTGACGGTGATAAAGGCACGTTTGAAGTCAGCAATCCTGCCCGTGGCGACGTTGTGGCCGAAGTGGCGGATCTAAGCCGCGCACAGGTGGCGGGTGCGATCGCTCAGGCTGAGGTGGCGCAGAAAGACTGGGCCAAGTGGACAGGCAAAGAACGCGGTGCTGTTTTGCGCAAGTGGTTTGACCTTATGATGGCAAACCAAGACGATCTTGGTGCGATCCTGACGGCCGAACAAGGCAAGCCGCTGGCAGAGGCCAAAGGTGAAATCGCATATGGTGCATCTTTTGTGGAATTCTTCGCCGAAGAAGCGAAACGGATATACGGCGAAACCATCCCGGGGCACCAACGTGACAAACGCATCACGGTTGTGAAGCAGCCTATTGGCGTTGCAGCGTCGATCACGCCATGGAACTTTCCCAACGCGATGATTACGCGCAAAGCGGCCCCTGCTTTGGCGGCTGGTTGTGCCTTTGTTGCGCGTCCCGCAGAATTGACGCCGCTGTCAGCCATCGCAATGGGCGTGTTGGCAGAGCGGGCTGGTATTCCGGCAGGTGTATTTCAGGTCGTTACGACGTCCGACGCATCCGAGACCGGCAAAGAGTTCTGCGAAAACCACGCGGTGCGGAAATTGACGTTCACAGGGTCGACGCAGGTGGGCCGCATTTTGCTGCGTCAAGCGGCGGATCAGGTGATGAAATGTTCGATGGAATTGGGCGGCAATGCCCCTTTTATCGTGTTTGACGATGCGGATTTGGATGCTGCCGTGGAAGGTGCGATGATGTGCAAATTCCGCAACGCCGGGCAAACCTGTGTTTGTGCGAACCGTATTTACGTCCAATCGGGCGTGTACGATGCGTTCGCGGAAAAGCTGAAAGCCGCCGTTGAGGCCTTGAAAGTCGGCGACGGATTTGAAGACGGCGTCACCACAGGGCCGCTGATCTCTGATGCGGCTGTGGCAAAAGTGCAAAACCATCTGGAAGACATCACCGCCAACGGCGGCGCGGTTCTGACCGGGGGCGCACCATCCGATCTAGGCGGATTTTTCATGCAGCCCACAATCGTGACAGGCGTCACGCAGGACATGAAAGTTGCCCATGAAGAAACCTTTGGCCCCCTTGCGCCGCTGTTCAAGTTCGACGATGTGGACGATGTGATCGCCATGGCCAATGACACAATCTTTGGGCTGGCGGCATATTTCTACGCCAAGGACCTCAGCCGCGTTTACAAGGTGTCGGAAGAACTGGAATACGGCATTGTCGGCGTGAACACCGGAATTATCTCGACCGAAGTCGCACCTTTTGGCGGCATCAAACAATCCGGTTTGGGCCGCGAAGGCAGCCATCACGGGATCGAGGAATTTTTGGAAATGAAATACGTCTGCATGTCCGTCTGA
- a CDS encoding trypsin-like serine peptidase, with protein MSLSIMVLVITSAAFAQDARLRRLDTSDAGKTWEAVGRLDIGGTGFCTGALIAPDLVLTAGHCLFDKASGAPIDPQTIEFLAGWRNGRASAYRDVRRAVVHPEYAFEGDVSSERVRNDLALLQLARPIRNSKIAPFGTAARPRKGDKVGVVSYAKDRAEAPSLQEVCTVLARQEGVLVTSCSVDFGSSGAPIFTFENGAAHIVSVVSAKAEVKGDKVSLGTALGAPLARLQAEMIATADAGRVRVGGIRNDTGAKFIKP; from the coding sequence ATGTCTCTTTCCATCATGGTTCTGGTGATCACCTCTGCGGCTTTCGCACAGGATGCACGGCTGCGCCGCCTCGATACATCCGATGCAGGCAAAACCTGGGAAGCTGTCGGGCGATTGGACATTGGTGGCACAGGGTTTTGCACTGGTGCATTGATTGCGCCGGACCTTGTTCTGACGGCAGGCCACTGCTTGTTTGACAAAGCGTCAGGGGCCCCTATCGATCCGCAAACCATCGAATTTCTAGCAGGGTGGCGCAATGGTCGCGCGTCGGCGTACCGCGATGTGCGGCGGGCCGTTGTGCATCCCGAGTATGCGTTTGAAGGCGACGTATCATCCGAACGTGTGCGCAATGATCTGGCCCTTTTGCAATTGGCCCGCCCCATTCGAAATTCAAAGATTGCCCCGTTTGGCACCGCCGCGCGCCCCCGCAAGGGTGATAAGGTGGGCGTCGTCAGCTATGCCAAAGACCGCGCAGAAGCGCCATCATTGCAAGAAGTTTGCACCGTGTTGGCCCGGCAGGAAGGTGTTCTTGTGACGTCGTGTTCTGTCGATTTCGGGTCTTCCGGAGCCCCCATTTTCACCTTTGAAAATGGTGCGGCGCATATCGTGTCCGTCGTTTCCGCCAAAGCAGAAGTCAAAGGTGACAAAGTGTCTTTAGGCACAGCTTTGGGTGCCCCATTGGCACGCCTGCAAGCCGAAATGATCGCCACCGCGGACGCAGGGCGTGTGCGTGTTGGCGGCATTCGAAACGACACTGGCGCAAAGTTTATCAAACCATGA
- a CDS encoding class I SAM-dependent methyltransferase, with protein MTIDRNDTAAYAAANKRTWDASAHLHGTGPAWETLLTQAAQPAFSVFDDCITQTLEHLDLKGKRVVQVGCNNARELLSLASFGAVPALGIDQSAAFLAQGAQLAQAAGLTPRLLEANIYDLPDDIGQFDLVLITIGVLGWMPDLPRFFQVVFDLMAPDAKLVIYETHPVLEMFAPETDTPFEPEYSYFDTAPDIHEGGITYDGSDGGDAPTGYWFSHTMGAILNGCIAAGLCIENLTEHPHSNREAEFDIYADRAAQMPMSFTLVAAN; from the coding sequence ATGACAATCGACCGCAATGATACGGCAGCCTATGCCGCCGCAAACAAGCGAACATGGGACGCCTCTGCCCATTTGCACGGCACCGGTCCGGCATGGGAAACACTGCTTACCCAAGCCGCCCAACCTGCATTTTCAGTGTTTGACGATTGCATCACGCAGACCCTTGAGCACTTGGACCTAAAGGGGAAGCGCGTCGTGCAAGTGGGGTGCAACAATGCCCGCGAATTGCTGTCTTTGGCGTCCTTTGGTGCGGTGCCCGCCCTCGGCATAGATCAATCGGCCGCGTTTCTGGCGCAAGGGGCCCAGCTGGCGCAGGCCGCAGGGCTAACGCCCCGACTGCTAGAGGCCAACATCTACGATCTGCCCGATGATATTGGCCAGTTTGATTTGGTTTTGATCACCATCGGCGTGTTGGGATGGATGCCTGATTTGCCAAGGTTCTTTCAGGTCGTCTTCGACCTGATGGCCCCTGACGCAAAACTGGTGATTTACGAAACCCACCCTGTGCTAGAGATGTTTGCCCCCGAAACAGACACTCCGTTCGAGCCCGAATACAGCTACTTTGACACCGCGCCCGACATTCACGAAGGGGGCATCACCTATGATGGCAGTGACGGGGGCGACGCGCCTACAGGATACTGGTTTTCCCACACAATGGGCGCAATTCTGAACGGATGCATCGCGGCGGGGCTTTGCATCGAAAACCTTACAGAGCACCCCCATTCCAACCGCGAAGCGGAGTTCGACATCTACGCAGACCGCGCCGCGCAGATGCCGATGAGCTTTACATTGGTCGCTGCAAACTAG